From Cellulomonas oligotrophica, a single genomic window includes:
- a CDS encoding uroporphyrinogen-III synthase — protein MAHAPTARTAPEGPVGTTGAEPAGAGAGWGAASPAVVALGAVGAVPVVVPLVRTVPAQDPTPLDDALLALGAGWYEWLAVTSQAAVAVLAQRAAHADEPLAAIVRRGGAQVAAVGPGTRRALEALDVPVTLVPPVRSTAADLVAAFPAPGTARAPEPPEGAAFTRGPWPAAPTPTTGRVLVPRGDLAAPTLTDGLTAAGWQVDDVVAYRTVPAEPPSADVAAAWADGTIRAVLLTSASSVRSLVDHLGPPPASTLVVVIGPSTAVQARRSGLRVDAVAREQSLAGLVTALVSVATPSEEHP, from the coding sequence GTGGCTCACGCCCCGACCGCCCGGACCGCGCCCGAGGGCCCGGTCGGCACCACGGGCGCGGAGCCCGCCGGCGCGGGAGCCGGGTGGGGGGCCGCCAGCCCTGCCGTCGTGGCGCTCGGGGCCGTCGGGGCCGTGCCCGTCGTCGTGCCGCTGGTGCGGACGGTGCCCGCGCAGGACCCGACGCCGCTGGACGACGCGCTGCTCGCCCTCGGCGCCGGCTGGTACGAGTGGCTGGCCGTGACCAGCCAGGCCGCCGTCGCGGTGCTCGCGCAGCGCGCGGCCCACGCGGACGAGCCCCTGGCCGCGATCGTGCGGCGCGGCGGCGCCCAGGTGGCCGCGGTGGGCCCCGGCACGCGGCGCGCGCTGGAGGCCCTCGACGTCCCGGTGACGCTCGTGCCGCCCGTGCGGTCGACCGCCGCCGACCTCGTCGCGGCGTTCCCCGCCCCCGGCACCGCCCGCGCGCCGGAGCCGCCCGAAGGGGCCGCGTTCACCCGCGGACCGTGGCCCGCCGCGCCGACTCCGACCACGGGCCGGGTCCTCGTCCCCCGCGGCGACCTGGCCGCACCCACGCTCACCGACGGCCTGACGGCCGCGGGCTGGCAGGTCGACGACGTCGTGGCCTACCGCACGGTGCCCGCCGAGCCGCCGTCGGCCGACGTCGCCGCGGCGTGGGCCGACGGCACGATCCGCGCCGTGCTGCTGACGTCCGCGTCGAGCGTGCGCTCGCTCGTGGACCACCTCGGCCCGCCGCCGGCCAGCACCCTCGTGGTCGTCATCGGCCCCAGCACCGCCGTCCAGGCCCGCCGCAGCGGGCTGCGCGTCGACGCCGTCGCCCGCGAGCAGTCGCTCGCGGGCCTCGTCACGGCGCTCGTCTCCGTCGCCACCCCCTCCGAGGAGCACCCGTGA
- the hemB gene encoding porphobilinogen synthase, with the protein MTHAPGPVPVGPVPVPGRTRLRRLRTSPAMRRLVAQTRVDPADLVLPVFVREGLTEPRPLSSMPGVLQHTRDSLRRAAAQAAQAGVGGIMLFGVPEHRDATGSQADAPDGVLNVAIADVVAEVGDALVVQADLCLDEFTDHGHCGVLTPHGAVDNDATLERYASMALAQADAGAHLIGLSGMMDGQVAATRDALDAAGRTDVALLAYAAKYASAFYGPFREAVESQLHGDRRTYQMDPANRREAAREVAADVAEGADVVMVKPAMSYLDVLADVAATSSVPVFAYQVSGEYAMIEAAAAQGWIDRRGAVTESVLSIRRAGADVVLTYWATELAAWLVEERR; encoded by the coding sequence GTGACCCACGCCCCAGGCCCCGTGCCGGTCGGGCCCGTGCCCGTCCCGGGCCGCACGCGGCTGCGCCGGCTGCGCACGTCCCCGGCGATGCGCCGGCTCGTCGCGCAGACCCGCGTCGACCCCGCCGACCTCGTGCTGCCCGTCTTCGTCCGCGAGGGCCTGACCGAGCCGCGTCCCCTGTCGTCCATGCCCGGCGTGCTGCAGCACACCCGCGACTCGTTGCGGCGCGCCGCGGCGCAGGCCGCGCAGGCCGGCGTCGGCGGGATCATGCTGTTCGGCGTGCCCGAGCACCGTGACGCGACCGGGTCGCAGGCCGACGCGCCCGACGGTGTCCTCAACGTCGCGATCGCCGACGTGGTCGCCGAGGTGGGCGACGCCCTCGTCGTGCAGGCCGACCTGTGCCTCGACGAGTTCACCGACCACGGCCACTGCGGCGTGCTGACCCCGCACGGCGCGGTCGACAACGACGCGACGCTCGAGCGGTACGCGTCGATGGCCCTCGCGCAGGCCGACGCTGGCGCCCACCTGATCGGCCTCAGCGGCATGATGGACGGGCAGGTCGCCGCGACGCGCGACGCCCTGGACGCCGCCGGGCGCACCGACGTGGCGCTGCTCGCCTACGCCGCGAAGTACGCGTCGGCGTTCTACGGGCCGTTCCGCGAGGCCGTCGAGTCGCAGCTGCACGGCGACCGGCGCACGTACCAGATGGACCCGGCGAACCGGCGGGAGGCCGCCCGCGAGGTCGCGGCGGACGTGGCCGAGGGTGCGGACGTGGTCATGGTGAAGCCCGCGATGTCGTACCTGGACGTGCTCGCGGACGTCGCCGCGACGTCGTCCGTGCCCGTGTTCGCCTACCAGGTGTCCGGTGAGTACGCCATGATCGAGGCCGCCGCCGCACAGGGGTGGATCGACCGACGGGGTGCAGTCACCGAGTCGGTCCTCAGCATCCGACGTGCAGGTGCCGATGTTGTGCTGACCTACTGGGCCACCGAGCTGGCCGCATGGCTCGTGGAGGAGCGACGATGA
- a CDS encoding sulfite exporter TauE/SafE family protein gives MPSLILLALVGLAAQLVDGALGMAYGVTSTTLLLAVGTNPAAASATVHLAEIGTTLASGAAHWRFGNVDWKVVLRVGVPGAIGAFVGATFLTGLSTEQAGPVMSLVLLGLGIYLLARFTFKGLRTDRLHLPLRKRFLAPLGLVAGFVDATGGGGWGPVGTPALLASGRLEPRKVVGSIDTSEFLVAVAASVGFLLALGSAGINMAWALALLVGGLIAAPIAAWLVRHVPGRVLGSAVGGVIVLVNTRTLLRSDWIGLKDTPQEATTLAVIALVWVAAVTWSVRAYRADLQAARTADDAPTAAAAGETDDAEAGAATTGVPAGTAGGSTTGA, from the coding sequence GTGCCCTCCCTGATCCTCCTGGCCCTCGTCGGCCTCGCCGCCCAGCTCGTGGACGGCGCCCTCGGCATGGCCTACGGCGTGACGTCCACGACGCTGCTGCTCGCCGTCGGCACCAACCCGGCGGCCGCGTCGGCGACGGTGCACCTCGCCGAGATCGGCACCACGCTCGCGTCCGGCGCCGCGCACTGGCGGTTCGGCAACGTCGACTGGAAGGTCGTCCTGCGCGTCGGCGTGCCCGGCGCCATCGGCGCGTTCGTCGGCGCCACCTTCCTCACCGGGCTGTCCACCGAGCAGGCCGGCCCCGTCATGTCGCTGGTCCTGCTCGGCCTCGGCATCTACCTGCTGGCCCGGTTCACGTTCAAGGGCCTGCGGACCGACCGGCTGCACCTGCCGCTGCGCAAGCGGTTCCTCGCACCCCTCGGGCTCGTCGCCGGGTTCGTCGACGCGACCGGCGGCGGCGGCTGGGGGCCGGTGGGCACGCCCGCGCTGCTCGCGTCCGGTCGGCTGGAGCCGCGGAAGGTCGTCGGGTCGATCGACACGTCCGAGTTCCTCGTCGCGGTCGCGGCCAGCGTCGGCTTCCTGCTGGCGCTCGGCTCGGCGGGCATCAACATGGCGTGGGCGCTCGCGCTCCTCGTCGGCGGGCTCATCGCCGCCCCGATCGCCGCCTGGCTCGTGCGGCACGTGCCCGGGCGCGTGCTCGGGTCCGCGGTCGGCGGCGTCATCGTGCTCGTCAACACCCGCACGCTGCTGCGCTCCGACTGGATCGGCCTCAAGGACACCCCGCAGGAGGCGACGACGCTCGCGGTGATCGCGCTCGTCTGGGTCGCCGCCGTCACGTGGTCCGTGCGGGCCTACCGCGCCGACCTGCAGGCCGCCCGCACGGCCGACGACGCGCCGACCGCCGCCGCGGCGGGGGAGACGGACGACGCGGAGGCCGGCGCGGCGACGACCGGCGTGCCGGCAGGGACCGCCGGGGGGTCGACGACGGGGGCGTGA
- a CDS encoding RrF2 family transcriptional regulator, translated as MRVSAKADYAVRACAELAARTDGESVPTDLLASGQGIPVSFLERIMGDLRRAGVVASVRGRSGGYRLARPAAETTLADVIRAVDGPLVTVRDERPPSLTYDGSAAALLEVWVALRASVRDVLDVVTLADLVAGRLPASVHDLAARADAWENA; from the coding sequence ATGCGGGTCTCGGCGAAGGCGGACTATGCGGTGCGTGCGTGCGCCGAGCTGGCGGCACGGACCGACGGGGAGTCGGTGCCCACCGACCTCCTCGCGTCCGGGCAGGGGATCCCCGTGAGCTTCCTCGAGCGGATCATGGGCGACCTGCGCCGCGCGGGGGTCGTGGCGAGCGTCCGGGGCCGCTCGGGCGGCTACCGCCTCGCGCGCCCGGCGGCGGAGACGACCCTGGCCGACGTCATCCGCGCCGTCGACGGCCCGCTGGTCACGGTGCGGGACGAGCGGCCGCCGAGCCTGACCTACGACGGGTCGGCCGCGGCGCTGCTGGAGGTGTGGGTCGCGCTGCGCGCCTCCGTCCGCGACGTCCTCGACGTCGTGACGCTCGCGGACCTGGTCGCGGGGCGGCTGCCGGCCTCGGTGCACGACCTGGCCGCGCGCGCCGACGCGTGGGAGAACGCCTGA
- a CDS encoding metal-sensitive transcriptional regulator produces the protein MSTDEPTPPTADEHDAHAGPHGYTSAKDEYLRRLRRVEGQVRGIARMVEEDVYCIDVLTQVAAVTKALQAVSIGLVEDHLGHCVVDAARRSPEDGAEKVREASAAIARLVRS, from the coding sequence ATGAGCACGGACGAGCCGACCCCGCCGACCGCCGACGAGCACGACGCCCACGCCGGCCCGCACGGGTACACGTCCGCCAAGGACGAGTACCTGCGTCGGCTGCGCCGCGTCGAGGGCCAGGTGCGCGGCATCGCGCGCATGGTCGAGGAGGACGTCTACTGCATCGACGTGCTCACGCAGGTCGCCGCCGTCACCAAGGCGCTGCAGGCCGTGAGCATCGGCCTGGTCGAGGACCACCTCGGCCACTGCGTCGTCGACGCCGCCCGCCGCTCGCCCGAGGACGGCGCCGAGAAGGTCCGCGAGGCCTCCGCCGCCATCGCCCGCCTCGTCCGCAGCTGA
- a CDS encoding heavy-metal-associated domain-containing protein has translation MSHTTTFRVDGMTCGHCVSSVTEELTALPGVEDVQVELVTGGASPVTVTSQGPLDDAAVSAAVAEAGYAVTPPRSLL, from the coding sequence ATGAGCCACACCACCACCTTCCGCGTCGACGGCATGACCTGCGGCCACTGCGTCAGCTCGGTCACCGAGGAGCTCACCGCCCTGCCCGGCGTCGAGGACGTCCAGGTCGAGCTCGTCACCGGCGGGGCCTCGCCCGTCACGGTCACGTCCCAGGGCCCCCTCGACGACGCCGCCGTCAGCGCCGCCGTCGCCGAGGCCGGGTACGCCGTGACCCCGCCGAGGTCGCTCCTGTGA
- a CDS encoding heavy metal translocating P-type ATPase, producing the protein MTCASCVARVEKRLNRVPGASATVNLALESAHVELRPAEEGTLASVDDLLAAVRAAGYEARATSTPVPAAPADEQHHGAHGGAHATDADAPATHAHGAHDHTDTGSLTDAPAEDDTSSPVDARGADLRRRLRVAAVLTPPVVVLSMVPATQFTGWQWLVAALALPVVTWAAWPFHRAAARAARHGASTMDTLVSIGVVAATGWSLWALLLGGAGMLGMRMTPTLFPAAGAGHGTSMPELYFEVAAVVVTFLLLGRYAEHRSRRRAGDALRALLDLGAKDVAQIVTGPDGRRVEQRVPVGALAVGDLFAVRPGEKVATDGVVVEGSSAVDTSLLTGEPVPVDVGPGDEVTGATVSTSGHLVVRATRVGEETRLAQIGRLVSRAQTGKAPVQRLADRISAVFVPVVLVLAVGTLVVWLLAGGGVQAAFTAAVAVLIIACPCALGLATPTALLVGTGRGAQLGVLIKGPEILEETRRVDTVVLDKTGTVTQGRMALVDVVPAPGEDAAQVLQLAGAVEALAEHPVARAVAAAAAERRTAPEPVATGADGVPVGSDEVREFRADAGHGVSGVVRTAHSGVGLARRVLVGRAGWLADQGVDVATVTAAVDAAEHDGATAVVAAWDGRARGVLVLRDPVKPTSAAAVAELRSLGLRPVLLTGDNRGAALAAARAVGIADEDVLAQVLPADKVAHVERLQASGARVAMVGDGVNDAAALATADLGLAMGTGTDVAIEAADLTLVRGDLAAAPQAIRLARRTLRVIRQNLFWAFAYNVAAIPLAALGLLNPMIAGAAMAFSSVLVVTNSLRLRRFT; encoded by the coding sequence ATGACCTGCGCGTCGTGCGTGGCCCGCGTCGAGAAGCGGCTCAACCGCGTCCCGGGGGCGAGCGCGACCGTCAACCTGGCGCTCGAGAGCGCCCACGTCGAGCTGCGCCCCGCCGAGGAGGGCACGCTCGCGAGCGTCGACGACCTGCTCGCCGCCGTCCGCGCAGCCGGGTACGAGGCGCGCGCCACGAGCACCCCGGTGCCGGCCGCGCCCGCCGACGAGCAGCACCACGGGGCCCACGGCGGGGCCCACGCCACCGACGCAGACGCACCGGCGACGCACGCGCACGGCGCGCACGACCACACCGACACGGGCAGCCTCACCGACGCCCCCGCGGAGGACGACACGTCCTCGCCCGTCGACGCCCGCGGGGCCGACCTGCGCCGCCGCCTGCGCGTCGCCGCGGTCCTCACGCCGCCCGTCGTCGTGCTCAGCATGGTCCCGGCCACGCAGTTCACGGGCTGGCAGTGGCTCGTCGCGGCGCTCGCGCTGCCCGTCGTCACCTGGGCCGCGTGGCCGTTCCACCGGGCGGCCGCGCGTGCGGCCCGGCACGGGGCGTCGACCATGGACACCCTCGTGTCGATCGGCGTCGTCGCGGCGACCGGCTGGTCGCTGTGGGCCCTGCTGCTCGGCGGCGCGGGCATGCTCGGCATGCGCATGACCCCGACGCTGTTCCCCGCCGCGGGGGCGGGGCACGGCACGTCGATGCCGGAGCTGTACTTCGAGGTCGCGGCCGTCGTCGTGACGTTCCTGCTGCTCGGCCGCTACGCCGAGCACCGCTCGCGCCGCCGGGCGGGGGACGCCCTGCGGGCCCTGCTCGACCTCGGCGCCAAGGACGTGGCGCAGATCGTCACCGGCCCCGACGGCCGGCGCGTCGAGCAGCGCGTCCCCGTCGGCGCGCTCGCCGTGGGCGACCTGTTCGCGGTGCGCCCGGGCGAGAAGGTCGCCACCGACGGCGTCGTCGTCGAGGGCAGCAGCGCCGTCGACACCTCGCTCCTCACCGGGGAGCCCGTCCCCGTCGACGTCGGCCCCGGCGACGAGGTCACGGGCGCGACCGTGAGCACGTCCGGGCACCTCGTCGTGCGCGCCACCCGCGTGGGCGAGGAGACCCGGCTCGCGCAGATCGGCCGGCTCGTGTCCCGCGCCCAGACGGGCAAGGCGCCCGTGCAGCGGCTCGCGGACCGCATCTCGGCCGTCTTCGTGCCGGTCGTGCTGGTGCTCGCCGTCGGCACGCTGGTCGTGTGGCTGCTCGCCGGCGGCGGCGTCCAGGCGGCGTTCACCGCCGCCGTCGCGGTGCTGATCATCGCGTGCCCGTGCGCGCTCGGGCTGGCGACGCCCACGGCGCTGCTCGTCGGCACGGGGCGCGGCGCACAGCTCGGCGTGCTCATCAAGGGCCCGGAGATCCTCGAGGAGACGCGCCGCGTCGACACCGTCGTGCTCGACAAGACGGGCACGGTCACGCAGGGGCGCATGGCGCTCGTCGACGTCGTCCCCGCCCCCGGGGAGGACGCCGCACAGGTGCTGCAGCTGGCGGGGGCCGTCGAGGCGCTCGCCGAGCACCCCGTCGCCCGCGCCGTGGCGGCCGCCGCGGCCGAGCGCCGGACCGCGCCCGAGCCCGTGGCGACCGGTGCGGACGGCGTGCCCGTCGGGTCCGACGAGGTGCGGGAGTTCCGCGCCGACGCCGGGCACGGCGTGAGCGGCGTGGTGCGGACCGCGCACTCCGGCGTCGGCCTGGCCCGTCGGGTGCTCGTCGGCCGGGCGGGCTGGCTCGCCGACCAGGGCGTCGACGTCGCGACGGTCACCGCCGCCGTGGACGCCGCGGAGCACGACGGCGCGACCGCGGTCGTCGCGGCGTGGGACGGCAGGGCCCGCGGCGTGCTCGTGCTGCGCGACCCCGTCAAGCCGACGTCGGCCGCCGCGGTGGCCGAGCTGCGGTCGCTGGGCCTGCGCCCGGTGCTGCTGACCGGCGACAACCGCGGTGCGGCGCTCGCGGCGGCCCGTGCCGTCGGGATCGCCGACGAGGACGTGCTCGCGCAGGTGCTCCCGGCCGACAAGGTCGCGCACGTGGAGCGGCTGCAGGCGTCCGGCGCACGCGTCGCGATGGTCGGCGACGGCGTCAACGACGCGGCCGCCCTGGCGACCGCCGACCTCGGGCTCGCGATGGGCACGGGGACGGACGTCGCCATCGAGGCCGCGGACCTCACGCTGGTGCGCGGCGACCTGGCGGCGGCGCCGCAGGCGATCCGGCTGGCGCGGCGCACGCTGCGCGTGATCCGGCAGAACCTGTTCTGGGCGTTCGCCTACAACGTGGCGGCGATCCCCCTGGCCGCCCTGGGCCTGCTGAACCCGATGATCGCGGGCGCGGCGATGGCCTTCTCGTCGGTCCTGGTGGTGACGAACTCCCTCCGCCTCCGCCGCTTCACCTGA
- a CDS encoding ABC transporter permease yields MTTAHAPRTALRPAWSLTWLHTRYQFLETTRVPIAVLGNMLFPGLALLFFIVPQSAVADDPVAATAAVAQLGTFAIMSACMFTHGAGVAEDRAKPFDTYVRTLPARPAPRLAGRVLNGLLWAYLSLVPLVLAGVLLTAATLSPLQVLGAVAMVVGVAVPFTLLGLAIGYGLSVKAALAVVQATLFPLAFAGGLFMPPQFFPGWLDAVSQWLPSRAARDLVVQVTTGEPAGALALPVLIGWTLAFAALATWALRNDEGRRFH; encoded by the coding sequence ATGACCACCGCCCACGCCCCGCGCACCGCGCTCCGGCCCGCCTGGTCGCTGACCTGGCTGCACACCCGCTACCAGTTCCTCGAGACCACCCGGGTCCCCATCGCCGTCCTCGGCAACATGCTCTTCCCCGGCCTGGCGCTGCTGTTCTTCATCGTCCCGCAGAGCGCCGTCGCCGACGACCCCGTCGCCGCCACCGCGGCCGTCGCCCAGCTCGGCACCTTCGCCATCATGTCGGCCTGCATGTTCACGCACGGCGCCGGCGTCGCGGAGGACCGCGCCAAGCCGTTCGACACCTACGTGCGCACCCTGCCCGCCCGCCCCGCGCCGCGCCTCGCGGGGCGCGTCCTCAACGGGCTGCTCTGGGCGTACCTGTCGCTCGTGCCGCTCGTGCTCGCCGGCGTCCTGCTCACCGCCGCCACGCTCAGCCCCCTGCAGGTGCTCGGCGCTGTCGCGATGGTCGTCGGCGTCGCCGTGCCGTTCACCCTGCTGGGCCTGGCCATCGGGTACGGGCTCTCGGTCAAGGCCGCGCTCGCGGTCGTGCAGGCCACGCTCTTCCCGCTGGCGTTCGCCGGGGGCCTGTTCATGCCGCCCCAGTTCTTCCCCGGCTGGCTCGACGCGGTCTCGCAGTGGCTGCCGTCGCGCGCGGCCCGCGACCTGGTCGTCCAGGTGACGACCGGCGAGCCGGCAGGGGCCCTGGCGCTGCCGGTCCTGATCGGCTGGACGCTGGCGTTCGCGGCCCTGGCGACCTGGGCCCTCCGCAACGACGAGGGCCGCCGCTTCCACTAG
- a CDS encoding ABC transporter ATP-binding protein encodes MTAPPVADHPPVLVEHATRRFGDVVALDDVSLRVDTGEIVGLLGPNGAGKTTLLSLLSGLRRPDSGVVRLFGGDPRDPASRTRLGTTPQDTGLPETLKVREVVDFVAGHYATPMPAAEVLERFGIADLADRQTGGLSGGQRRRLAVALSLVGRPGLVLLDEPTTGLDVEARHVLWQALRDYHADGATVIVTSHYLEEIEALAERVVVVGQGRVLADDTLDAVVDLVTVRRVTLTVPDETAVPGTARAAAAGDDPALRARLGTLPGVQDVLPAGPGRGGSRWTLLASDADDAVRALVAHDLPFRDLEVRGASLEEAFLALTARTDPAPGTPAEEAHR; translated from the coding sequence ATGACCGCACCCCCCGTCGCCGACCACCCGCCCGTCCTCGTCGAGCACGCCACCCGGCGGTTCGGGGACGTCGTCGCGCTCGACGACGTCAGCCTGCGCGTCGACACCGGCGAGATCGTCGGGCTGCTCGGCCCCAACGGCGCCGGCAAGACCACCCTGCTCTCCCTGCTGTCGGGGCTGCGCCGCCCCGACAGCGGCGTCGTCCGGCTCTTCGGCGGCGACCCCCGCGACCCCGCGTCGCGCACCCGCCTCGGCACCACGCCGCAGGACACCGGGCTGCCCGAGACCCTCAAGGTCCGCGAGGTCGTCGACTTCGTCGCCGGCCACTACGCCACCCCGATGCCCGCCGCGGAGGTGCTCGAGCGCTTCGGCATCGCCGACCTCGCCGACCGGCAGACCGGCGGCCTGTCCGGCGGCCAGCGCCGACGCCTCGCCGTCGCGCTGTCCCTCGTCGGCCGGCCCGGCCTCGTGCTGCTCGACGAGCCCACCACGGGCCTCGACGTCGAGGCCCGCCACGTCCTGTGGCAGGCCCTGCGCGACTACCACGCCGACGGCGCCACCGTCATCGTCACGAGCCACTACCTCGAGGAGATCGAGGCCCTCGCCGAGCGCGTCGTCGTCGTCGGGCAGGGCCGCGTGCTCGCCGACGACACCCTCGACGCCGTCGTCGACCTCGTCACCGTCCGCCGCGTCACCCTCACCGTCCCCGACGAGACCGCCGTGCCCGGGACCGCCCGGGCGGCCGCGGCCGGTGACGACCCCGCCCTGCGGGCACGGCTCGGCACGCTCCCCGGCGTCCAGGACGTGCTCCCCGCCGGCCCCGGCCGCGGCGGCAGCCGCTGGACGCTGCTCGCCTCCGACGCCGACGACGCCGTCCGCGCGCTCGTGGCCCACGACCTGCCGTTCCGCGACCTCGAGGTCCGCGGCGCGTCCCTCGAGGAGGCGTTCCTCGCCCTGACGGCCCGCACCGACCCCGCCCCGGGGACCCCCGCCGAGGAGGCGCACCGATGA
- a CDS encoding transcriptional regulator → MTEAELDPVIHSASRLRVVATLAALGVGDSIAFPRLQKLLGMTAGNLSTHLRRLEQAGYVTQTKTHEGRTPATYVELTTAGRHAFERYTQTLTALLKGAQP, encoded by the coding sequence ATGACCGAGGCCGAGCTCGACCCCGTCATCCACTCCGCCTCCCGCCTGCGGGTCGTCGCGACGCTCGCCGCGCTCGGCGTCGGCGACTCCATCGCCTTCCCCCGGCTGCAGAAGCTCCTCGGCATGACGGCCGGCAACCTCTCCACCCACCTGCGACGCCTCGAGCAGGCCGGCTACGTCACCCAGACCAAGACCCACGAGGGGCGCACCCCCGCCACCTACGTCGAGCTGACCACCGCCGGGCGCCACGCGTTCGAGCGGTACACCCAGACCCTCACCGCGCTGCTCAAGGGAGCCCAGCCATGA
- a CDS encoding CPBP family intramembrane glutamic endopeptidase — protein sequence MESRPDVDAPGRPERAPAPDQAAVRRRLTAEIWIVLGLSLGKSAVYAVVSLLAALTAGPALADQTTTLNASRSPRPWLDLTYQLLSIGFALVPVALALYLLSSHGRSAVRRIGLDGARPLRDLGVGLGLAAVIGIPGLGLYVAGRALGITVEVQAAALNAAWWTVPVLILSALQNALLEEVVAVGYLMERLRELRWSTPLVVAASALLRGSYHLYQGWGPFVGNVVMGVVFSLHYVRRRRVMPLVVAHTALDVVAFVGYAMLPEEWLEAIGVG from the coding sequence GTGGAGAGCCGGCCGGACGTCGACGCACCCGGGCGCCCCGAGCGGGCACCCGCCCCCGACCAGGCCGCGGTCCGCCGCCGGCTGACCGCCGAGATCTGGATCGTGCTGGGCCTCTCGCTCGGGAAGTCGGCGGTGTACGCCGTCGTCTCGCTGCTCGCCGCGCTCACCGCGGGCCCCGCGCTCGCCGACCAGACCACCACCCTCAACGCCAGCCGCTCGCCCCGGCCGTGGCTCGACCTGACGTACCAGCTGCTGTCCATCGGGTTCGCCCTCGTCCCCGTGGCCCTCGCGCTGTACCTGCTCTCGTCCCACGGCCGCTCGGCGGTGCGCCGGATCGGGCTCGACGGCGCACGCCCGCTGCGCGACCTCGGTGTCGGCCTGGGGCTCGCCGCAGTCATCGGGATCCCCGGGCTCGGCCTGTACGTGGCCGGGCGGGCGCTGGGCATCACCGTCGAGGTGCAGGCCGCCGCGCTGAACGCCGCGTGGTGGACCGTGCCCGTGCTGATCCTCTCGGCGCTGCAGAACGCGCTGCTCGAGGAGGTCGTGGCGGTCGGGTACCTCATGGAGCGCCTGCGCGAGCTGCGCTGGAGCACGCCCCTGGTCGTCGCCGCGAGCGCCCTGCTGCGCGGCTCCTACCACCTGTACCAGGGGTGGGGGCCGTTCGTCGGGAACGTGGTGATGGGCGTCGTCTTCTCGCTGCACTACGTGCGCCGACGACGCGTGATGCCGCTGGTGGTCGCGCACACCGCGCTCGACGTGGTGGCGTTCGTCGGCTACGCGATGCTGCCCGAGGAGTGGCTGGAGGCGATCGGCGTCGGCTGA
- a CDS encoding HdeD family acid-resistance protein: MVDDVVHEVSKVLRSVWWLPVLRGVVLLVLGIALLAQPTVTTSAIIWLFGLFAVVDGVLAAAQGLANRGTPGAGWWVVEGLGGVLVGAVVMLWPGPTVRVLFFLLAAWLLVLGVVSIIASVAISRSRDVGWHWPFALGLVSTLFALLLVVRPQQSLAVFAVLLGLFAFVSGALNVVGGFAVRSLARELESRPAA, encoded by the coding sequence ATGGTCGACGACGTGGTCCACGAGGTGTCGAAGGTCCTGCGGTCGGTGTGGTGGCTGCCCGTGCTGCGCGGCGTCGTGCTGCTGGTGCTCGGCATCGCGCTGCTGGCGCAGCCCACGGTCACGACGTCGGCGATCATCTGGCTCTTCGGCCTCTTCGCGGTGGTCGACGGCGTGCTCGCGGCCGCCCAGGGCCTGGCCAACCGGGGCACGCCCGGGGCGGGGTGGTGGGTCGTCGAGGGGCTGGGCGGCGTGCTCGTCGGCGCGGTCGTCATGCTGTGGCCCGGGCCCACCGTGCGGGTGCTGTTCTTCCTGCTCGCCGCGTGGCTGCTGGTGCTCGGCGTCGTGTCGATCATCGCGTCCGTGGCGATCTCCCGGTCGCGCGACGTGGGCTGGCACTGGCCGTTCGCGCTCGGGCTCGTCTCGACGCTGTTCGCGCTGCTGCTCGTGGTGCGGCCCCAGCAGTCGCTCGCGGTGTTCGCCGTGCTGCTCGGGCTGTTCGCGTTCGTCAGCGGCGCCCTCAACGTCGTCGGCGGGTTCGCGGTGCGGTCCCTGGCCCGCGAGCTGGAGAGCCGCCCGGCCGCGTAG